The proteins below are encoded in one region of Desulfosalsimonas propionicica:
- a CDS encoding FAD-binding oxidoreductase, which produces MTDKQVVRRFEQIVGAGNVMAAEADRQAYAYDAAVLDSVVPALVVRPETMEQLGQVVALCNENGLPLTVRGSGTNLSGGTIPSSTRSVVVVTNGLARILEINTEDLYAVVEPGVITAKFAAAVAEKGLFYPPDPGSQAVSTLGGNVAENAGGLRGLKYGVTKDYVMGVEFFDVNGELVKSGSRTVKCATGFNLSDLMVGSEGLLGVFARIVLKLIPPPKASQAMTAVFDSVEKASETVSAIIADRIVPCTLEFLDNFTIRTVEDFRHAGLPVDAEALLLIEVDGHPAEVQEDSEKIQKICRKKGAVSVQAAANAEEKDLIWQARRDALPALARLKPTTVLEDATVPRSRIPEMVKKIKEISQTYNLDIGTFGHAGDGNLHPTILTDKRNHEEYARVEKAIDDIFEAALAMGGTLSGEHGIGLAKQKYMETETSRGTILYSRMLKQTFDPKNILNPGKMIGE; this is translated from the coding sequence ATGACGGATAAACAAGTGGTCCGCCGCTTTGAACAAATCGTGGGGGCCGGAAATGTCATGGCCGCAGAGGCTGATCGGCAGGCCTATGCCTATGATGCGGCCGTGCTCGATTCGGTGGTGCCGGCGCTGGTGGTCCGGCCCGAAACCATGGAGCAGCTCGGGCAGGTGGTGGCCCTGTGCAATGAAAACGGGCTGCCGCTGACCGTGCGCGGCTCGGGCACCAATTTGAGCGGCGGTACCATACCCAGCAGTACCCGGTCCGTGGTGGTGGTCACAAACGGGTTGGCCCGGATTTTGGAAATCAACACCGAAGATCTTTATGCAGTGGTGGAGCCCGGGGTGATCACCGCTAAATTTGCAGCTGCTGTTGCGGAAAAAGGACTTTTTTATCCCCCGGATCCCGGCAGTCAGGCCGTGTCTACCCTGGGCGGCAATGTGGCGGAAAATGCAGGCGGCCTGCGGGGATTAAAATACGGCGTGACCAAGGATTACGTCATGGGCGTGGAGTTTTTTGATGTCAACGGCGAATTGGTCAAATCCGGATCCAGAACCGTGAAGTGCGCCACGGGTTTTAACCTTTCCGATCTCATGGTGGGATCAGAGGGGCTTTTGGGGGTATTTGCCCGCATTGTCCTAAAACTCATTCCCCCGCCCAAGGCTTCCCAGGCCATGACCGCGGTGTTTGATTCCGTGGAAAAGGCCTCCGAGACCGTGTCCGCCATTATTGCAGACCGGATTGTGCCGTGCACCCTGGAATTTCTCGACAACTTCACCATCCGGACCGTGGAGGACTTCCGGCATGCGGGCCTGCCGGTGGATGCCGAAGCTCTTTTGTTAATCGAGGTGGACGGTCATCCGGCCGAAGTACAGGAGGATTCGGAAAAAATTCAGAAAATTTGCCGGAAAAAGGGTGCTGTCAGCGTCCAGGCGGCGGCCAACGCAGAGGAAAAGGATTTGATCTGGCAGGCCAGGCGCGATGCGCTGCCCGCACTTGCACGTCTGAAGCCCACAACCGTGCTCGAGGACGCAACCGTGCCCCGAAGCCGCATACCGGAAATGGTCAAAAAGATCAAGGAAATCAGCCAAACCTATAACCTGGATATCGGCACCTTCGGCCACGCTGGTGACGGCAACCTGCATCCCACCATTTTGACAGACAAAAGGAATCATGAAGAGTATGCCCGGGTGGAAAAGGCCATTGACGATATCTTTGAGGCTGCCCTGGCCATGGGGGGCACCCTTTCAGGGGAGCACGGCATTGGTCTGGCCAAGCAAAAATATATGGAAACAGAGACCAGCCGGGGCACGATCCTGTATTCCCGGATGCTCAAACAGACCTTTGACCCCAAAAACATCCTGAATCCGGGCAAGATGATCGGAGAATAG
- the ldhH gene encoding L-lactate dehydrogenase (quinone) large subunit LdhH: MQTADNLGQYRKQLAEALGNTFQRKALDNFAVAYRDGRDANFAGIDRDGLIENIGTAKDAAMSRLDELFRQFCQKAEAAGAKVHFAGSDVEANEIISQIAAENNCSRIVKSKSMTAEETLLNHFLENRGYEVIETDLGEWIIQLRGEGPSHMVMPAIHLSRNEVSRLFSEVTGKQQDTDIEKLVKVARRELRQRFVSADMGVSGANFAIAETGTLGIVSNEGNVRLVTTMPRVHVALVGIDKLIPTVFEALQVLKGLPRNATGQAITSYVTWITGANPSAASGSGRKIMHIVFLDNGRSALAKDPVFSQALRCVRCGACANVCPIYRLVGGHAYGHIYIGAIGLILTYFFHGRDKDKNLIENCLNCQACKQVCVAGIDLPRLIREVHTMVEQGGKKPVLSSLAGFVLKRRPLFHALLRSGRYAQKPVTGNTPYMRHLPGIFFRDHEFKALPALAKKPFRDQWDPVPFSPARPQYRVALFSGCLQDFVYPEQLLSGLELLAGGRIEVVFVRQQGCCGLPLYMLGEHEAAADLAAWNIGNMDPGDYDYILTFCASCGSHMKENYPHLLAKHSGVGVRARQFAEKVIDFSSFVMRMGLGEDQGQEARAEKTRAAYHAPCHLCRGMGVRQPPRGLLERAGYEYAAHGEEETCCGLGGTYSFKFPEISATILDKKLAAVSETGADILVTDCPGCVMQLRGGAKKQKRPFAVLHMAEAITGGKVK, from the coding sequence ATGCAGACAGCAGACAATCTGGGGCAATACCGCAAGCAGTTGGCAGAGGCCCTGGGAAATACATTTCAGCGAAAGGCCCTGGACAATTTTGCCGTGGCCTACCGCGACGGCCGGGATGCCAATTTCGCCGGCATTGACCGCGACGGACTGATAGAAAATATCGGCACGGCAAAGGATGCAGCCATGTCCCGGCTCGATGAACTCTTTCGGCAGTTTTGCCAAAAGGCCGAGGCCGCCGGGGCAAAGGTGCATTTTGCCGGCTCTGATGTGGAGGCCAATGAGATCATTTCGCAGATTGCAGCAGAGAACAACTGCTCCCGGATTGTTAAATCCAAGTCCATGACCGCAGAGGAAACCCTGCTGAACCATTTTCTGGAAAACCGGGGCTACGAGGTCATTGAAACCGACCTGGGCGAGTGGATCATTCAGCTGCGCGGCGAGGGGCCCTCTCACATGGTCATGCCCGCCATTCATCTTTCCAGAAACGAGGTTTCCCGTCTGTTTTCGGAAGTGACCGGAAAGCAGCAGGACACAGACATTGAAAAACTGGTCAAGGTGGCCCGCAGGGAGCTGCGCCAGCGTTTTGTCAGCGCGGACATGGGGGTTTCGGGCGCCAATTTCGCCATTGCTGAAACCGGTACCCTGGGCATTGTATCCAACGAGGGAAACGTGCGCCTGGTGACCACCATGCCCCGGGTGCACGTGGCCCTGGTGGGTATTGACAAGCTGATTCCAACGGTCTTTGAAGCCCTTCAGGTGTTAAAGGGTCTGCCCAGAAATGCCACCGGCCAGGCCATCACCTCATATGTGACCTGGATTACCGGTGCCAATCCGTCTGCAGCCTCGGGTTCTGGCAGAAAAATCATGCATATCGTGTTTCTGGACAACGGACGAAGCGCTCTGGCAAAGGACCCGGTTTTCTCCCAGGCCCTTCGCTGCGTGCGGTGCGGGGCGTGCGCCAATGTCTGCCCCATCTACCGCCTGGTGGGCGGGCATGCATATGGGCACATCTATATCGGTGCCATCGGATTGATTCTGACCTATTTTTTCCACGGCCGGGACAAGGACAAGAACCTGATTGAAAACTGCTTAAACTGCCAGGCCTGCAAACAGGTGTGCGTTGCCGGCATTGATCTGCCCCGCCTGATCCGGGAAGTGCACACCATGGTGGAGCAAGGGGGAAAAAAGCCGGTGCTCAGTTCCCTGGCCGGGTTTGTGCTCAAAAGACGGCCCTTGTTTCACGCGCTTTTGCGAAGCGGCCGATACGCCCAAAAGCCGGTTACCGGAAACACCCCTTACATGCGGCATCTGCCCGGGATTTTTTTTCGCGATCACGAATTTAAGGCCCTGCCGGCCCTGGCCAAAAAACCCTTCCGGGATCAGTGGGATCCGGTCCCTTTTTCACCGGCCCGGCCGCAATACCGGGTGGCCCTGTTTTCCGGATGTCTGCAGGACTTTGTATACCCTGAGCAGCTTTTGTCAGGCCTGGAGCTGCTGGCAGGCGGCAGAATCGAGGTGGTTTTTGTCCGTCAGCAGGGCTGCTGCGGTCTGCCCCTGTATATGCTGGGCGAACATGAGGCCGCCGCAGACCTGGCTGCCTGGAACATCGGAAATATGGATCCCGGCGACTACGACTATATTTTGACTTTCTGTGCCTCGTGCGGATCCCACATGAAGGAGAACTACCCGCATCTTTTGGCCAAACATTCCGGCGTCGGGGTCAGGGCCCGGCAGTTTGCGGAAAAAGTAATTGATTTCAGCTCCTTTGTCATGCGCATGGGCCTGGGAGAGGACCAAGGGCAAGAGGCCCGGGCGGAAAAAACCAGGGCTGCCTATCACGCCCCCTGCCACCTGTGCCGGGGCATGGGCGTGCGCCAGCCGCCCCGGGGGCTTCTGGAAAGGGCAGGGTATGAATATGCGGCCCATGGCGAGGAAGAGACCTGCTGCGGGCTGGGGGGGACGTATTCCTTCAAGTTTCCGGAAATTTCAGCCACGATTCTGGACAAAAAATTGGCTGCGGTCTCCGAAACCGGGGCCGACATTCTGGTCACCGATTGTCCGGGATGCGTGATGCAACTGCGGGGCGGGGCAAAAAAGCAGAAACGGCCCTTTGCAGTGCTGCATATGGCCGAGGCCATCACCGGCGGGAAAGTCAAATAG
- a CDS encoding GGDEF domain-containing protein yields MIDNHTKQKQTLRMRRHAMAFATYLVPMSLVVLCWSQGLLPEKVIYHFAAFVFVINFTILFLIRKNINLKFRDPSLTALHITVSCLPALYVMYFLEHGHARAIFMLVLLLAIIYGILELDTRGFLMACLWILSLYVLLIFVLWTKKPEALNASLEWIQIIAFALVLFSMSVIGGYISSLREKLRLRNQELSSAIEKIDKLVNIDPLTEVSNRRRLFEVLTQETNRCSRGATPFSICLLDIDHFKQVNDIYGHMAGDEILCHIACSISRDIRNIDAFGRYGGEEFLLVLPRTPIAGAAVKAEKMRSQVAGLRFPDISGELGVTISIGVALYRPTEDIDTTLLRADRALYAAKANGRNRVETEKNHTAVA; encoded by the coding sequence ATGATTGACAACCATACAAAACAAAAACAAACCCTGCGCATGCGGCGCCACGCCATGGCCTTTGCCACCTACCTGGTACCCATGAGCCTGGTGGTGCTGTGCTGGTCCCAGGGCCTGCTGCCGGAAAAAGTGATCTATCATTTTGCCGCATTCGTGTTTGTCATCAATTTCACCATCCTGTTTCTGATCCGGAAAAACATCAACCTGAAATTCCGGGACCCCAGCCTCACTGCCCTGCATATCACGGTGTCCTGCCTTCCCGCCCTGTATGTGATGTATTTTCTGGAACACGGCCATGCCCGGGCCATATTCATGCTGGTTTTGCTGCTGGCAATAATATACGGAATACTGGAACTCGATACCCGGGGATTTCTCATGGCATGTCTCTGGATCCTGTCTCTTTATGTCCTTCTGATTTTCGTCCTTTGGACAAAAAAGCCCGAAGCGCTGAATGCCTCCCTGGAATGGATACAGATCATCGCCTTTGCACTGGTTTTGTTTTCCATGTCGGTTATCGGCGGATATATCAGCAGCCTCCGGGAAAAACTGCGCCTGCGCAACCAGGAACTGAGCAGTGCAATCGAAAAAATCGACAAGCTGGTCAATATTGATCCCTTAACAGAAGTCAGCAACCGCCGCCGATTATTCGAGGTGCTCACCCAGGAAACAAACCGCTGCAGCCGGGGGGCAACACCCTTTTCCATATGCCTGCTCGACATTGATCATTTCAAGCAGGTCAATGATATTTACGGGCATATGGCAGGAGATGAAATCCTTTGTCACATCGCCTGCAGCATATCCCGGGACATCCGCAATATCGACGCATTCGGCCGCTACGGCGGGGAGGAGTTTTTGCTGGTGCTGCCCCGGACGCCCATTGCCGGAGCGGCTGTCAAAGCGGAAAAAATGCGTTCCCAGGTTGCCGGCCTCCGGTTTCCCGACATTTCCGGGGAGCTCGGCGTCACCATATCCATTGGCGTGGCCCTGTACCGGCCAACAGAAGATATCGACACCACACTGCTCCGGGCGGACCGGGCCCTGTACGCGGCCAAGGCAAACGGACGCAACCGTGTGGAAACCGAAAAAAATCATACAGCAGTAGCATAA
- a CDS encoding LutC/YkgG family protein codes for MNRSEVTAQFTQKARAVSATVKTVSTMDDALAHAVDVCAQKQACAILASGCEHALSDPAEELCGLKQWEKLIAAPNLEDRDAQSLKSLCRPAGIGLIQRGLAAYAGGIDVGLTLADFAISETGTLVINCPDEDLRLATMISEVHVAVLNAGDIYADSYDIADKLSGFFAKSDYTAFITGASRTADIERVLTLGVHGPLDLHVLIIDGQSSS; via the coding sequence ATGAACAGATCCGAAGTTACAGCACAGTTTACACAAAAGGCCCGGGCGGTTTCGGCCACCGTGAAAACCGTGTCCACAATGGACGATGCCCTGGCCCATGCCGTGGACGTGTGTGCGCAAAAACAGGCCTGCGCCATTCTGGCTTCGGGCTGCGAGCACGCGCTTTCTGACCCGGCCGAGGAGTTGTGCGGTTTAAAGCAGTGGGAAAAACTTATTGCCGCCCCGAATCTTGAAGACCGGGACGCCCAATCTCTGAAATCGTTGTGCCGGCCGGCCGGCATCGGCCTGATCCAAAGGGGACTGGCCGCCTATGCCGGCGGCATTGATGTGGGGTTAACCCTTGCCGATTTTGCTATTTCCGAGACTGGTACCCTGGTGATCAACTGTCCGGATGAGGACCTGCGTCTGGCCACCATGATCAGTGAAGTGCATGTGGCCGTGCTCAATGCCGGCGATATTTACGCGGATTCTTATGATATCGCTGACAAGCTATCCGGGTTTTTCGCCAAATCCGATTATACCGCATTTATCACCGGCGCCAGCCGCACAGCCGATATCGAGCGGGTCCTTACCCTTGGCGTGCACGGCCCCCTGGACCTGCACGTTTTGATCATTGACGGGCAATCCTCTTCGTAA
- a CDS encoding (Fe-S)-binding protein, protein MADIAELVRLLKELEDDLVSCTRCGMCQAVCPLYGETGRETDVARGKLVLVENLSQEILDDPEAVKERLDRCLLCGSCAAACPGGVPVLDVFLKARAIITGYLGLSPFKKAIFRGFLSNPDRFDSLMQWMGRLQGPFTRSVNKTLGSSCARFMSPVIGDRHFMPIAAEAWHKKAHRDFSEPRQSGRTRVVFYPGCLVDKVLPRVAEAAMEVFAFHGVDVYVAAQVPCCGIPALSAGDVQTFSHLVGKNIRIWQDLDFDYLVTPCATCTSTIAKLWPAMETYITGDSGKIRDQIPGIVEKTRDINAFFVDVMGVQAKQPADSGTVTYHDPCHLKKSLGIAKQPRTILAAAGSLQLSEMSDADRCCGMGGSFNLAHYELSKKIGAKKRDAILATGADTVATGCPACMLQIIDLLSHAQSSIRVCHPIELYAQSLRQTAGPARAENQK, encoded by the coding sequence ATGGCAGATATCGCTGAACTGGTTCGGCTCCTAAAGGAGTTGGAAGACGATCTTGTTTCCTGCACCCGCTGCGGCATGTGCCAGGCCGTATGCCCCTTATACGGTGAGACCGGACGGGAAACCGATGTGGCACGGGGAAAACTGGTTCTTGTGGAAAATTTGAGCCAGGAAATTCTGGATGACCCGGAAGCGGTCAAAGAGCGCCTGGACAGGTGCCTGTTGTGCGGGTCCTGTGCGGCGGCATGCCCGGGCGGGGTGCCGGTGCTGGACGTGTTTTTAAAGGCCCGGGCCATTATCACCGGTTATTTGGGCCTGTCACCATTCAAAAAAGCCATTTTCCGGGGGTTTTTGTCCAATCCGGATCGGTTTGACAGCCTGATGCAATGGATGGGCCGCCTGCAGGGGCCCTTTACCCGGAGTGTGAACAAAACCCTCGGTTCCTCCTGCGCCCGTTTCATGTCCCCGGTTATCGGTGATCGCCATTTTATGCCCATTGCCGCCGAGGCTTGGCACAAAAAGGCCCATCGGGACTTTTCAGAGCCCAGGCAAAGCGGTCGGACCCGGGTGGTTTTCTACCCCGGCTGTCTGGTGGACAAGGTCCTGCCGCGTGTTGCAGAAGCGGCCATGGAGGTGTTTGCCTTCCATGGGGTGGATGTTTATGTGGCCGCCCAGGTGCCCTGCTGCGGGATTCCGGCTTTATCCGCCGGGGATGTGCAGACGTTTTCCCATTTGGTGGGAAAAAACATCCGGATTTGGCAAGACCTGGATTTTGACTATCTGGTCACCCCCTGCGCGACGTGCACTTCCACCATCGCCAAGCTCTGGCCCGCCATGGAAACCTATATCACCGGCGATTCCGGGAAAATCCGGGATCAGATTCCCGGCATTGTTGAAAAAACCCGGGATATCAATGCGTTTTTCGTGGATGTGATGGGTGTGCAGGCAAAGCAACCGGCCGATTCTGGAACCGTGACTTACCATGACCCCTGTCATTTGAAAAAGTCTTTGGGGATTGCCAAACAACCCAGAACCATACTGGCGGCGGCCGGCTCGCTGCAGCTTTCGGAGATGTCTGATGCAGACCGGTGCTGCGGGATGGGCGGCAGTTTTAACCTGGCGCATTATGAATTGTCCAAAAAAATTGGCGCCAAAAAGCGCGATGCCATTTTGGCCACGGGCGCGGATACTGTGGCCACGGGGTGTCCGGCCTGCATGCTGCAGATCATTGACCTGCTCTCCCATGCGCAAAGCAGCATCCGGGTGTGCCATCCCATTGAGTTATACGCCCAAAGCCTCAGGCAAACCGCCGGCCCGGCCAGGGCTGAGAATCAAAAATGA